The nucleotide sequence GAAGCATGGGTTACGCACCTCTTTTCTTCCATCTCATATATCCTGATTCTATTTTCTGATGAAAGCAAGTTGATGTttctttaatcaattccaacaCAAGCTGATGTAGCAGAGGATGGTAAACAAATTAGAAGAATATTGATGCAATCTAAACACACGTGGAGAGACGGAGTGCAGACCTGCGACCATGTTCCTGGCAAAACAACACAAGCAGCAGCCGATCGCCGACGCCTCACCCTCGCGCTTGCGGGAAAAGccggtcgccgacgccgacgcctcgCCCTCGCTCGCGGGAAAAAGAGACGGAACTCACACCAAAAAGGAAAATACGGCGCCAAAAAGGAGAGCCACGGAGTTGTTCTTGGGCCGAGGCCCAGACAGTAGAGGAGCGTGGCAGCCGGACCTGCAGGCTCCGAGCGCATCGTCCGATCATGCGCTGACTGCACGTTGCAGTTAGATGATCTCGTTCTCTTTTTGCAAGTGGCGCTCAATTTTCTGACAGTGCACCTCTTCCATTTTTTAGTAGAGAATTGTTATTTCAGCATAAAAGTCGTCTTGCTTTTTAAGACGAAGTGCATGCCCTGAAATCACAAAAGCCACATGAAGACGACCAGACCCAGAACGATGCGATGCTTCATGCCAATAGTCTCTGAAATCGCAAAATTATTTGCACTTCGCAGAGGAAATCCTGTACTTATTCTTACAGAAGTAACCAGAACAACTCCAAATCTATATATTCATATGAACAGTACACTGGGACGACAACAGAGCAAACAGCGTGCAGTTCCTAGGAAGAGGAAGGGGCGTCTGGTTGCCTGCCAGGGAGCGCTGCTACAAATGCAGGGTGTGCCATGTACTCCGAGTGAAGCCTAGCAAGCGTGGGGTAATTTGACTGCGGAAAATAGGCACGTTTCATTAGCAGTTCTTTGATTGAAAAAATGGAGACAATGATTTACATTTGTATGGCAAGAGGAAAGCGGTACCATGTCAATTTGATTGACTTCAATGGCTCCACAGATCTGGGGTGCAAGGAACACATCTGCCTGCACGTGAagaagaaatttaaaaaaaaaacaattgaaTCAACTGGTAGCGGGCTCTATTGGCAATAAACCCAGTATTTGTAAACAAACGTATAACAGACAGAAAGGCGAGTTGACAAATACCGGGTTTATTGGCACAAAAGAACAAATTCTCGTTTTAATTCTGCATGAATATCAGGAATATGTATCATAATGCATTGCTGTTCTACTAGGAATTTTATAGTTTCAGAGACTACAACTGTACAAAAGTACCAAAACACGCATAATGGGTTCTAAAAAAAACTTATCCTTATGTTCATTTTGAGTTAATGGCCCATAATCACATAACCTCTGCTTTAGAATAAGCATGGAATAACACTGTCATCTTAAACTTTCAGAaaaccataaaaattttacttgTCTTGAGAGAGCAAAACTGCTGACGCCtcttcatttttttaaaaaaattctgttGTTTTTTCCTTCACACACACATCACCAGTGAGTACTTGATTGCCAAAAGAACACTAGGTTAAACCATTGAATTAATATGATACCACTTCACTCCAGAACAGCTACAAAGGAAAGTTCACTACAATGGGAAAAGAACCCATTCTAAAAAAAAGGTGACAAATGGAGTATCTAGGGAGCAAACATACCAGTTGGACTTCATCTCCTGTTGCATACTTCCCAGCACAGCCTTTTAGCTGTATTAGGTTCTCAATAGCTAAACCATTAGGGAAAATGAGCACGTTACAGAATAGTAAACATGCACAAAAGCGATATGGATTAAACAAAAAGAATGTTAAGCAACAATATATTCAGTAATTAAACTAAGAGAACTATGAGTGTATTTCTATAATGACATAGTACAACAGAATTGCAAGGCAAGCAATATTTTCTTGAAGCAAATTTTGCTTGATTAAAGTAATGCAGCAAAAGTAGTAGTTACTTCAATCAGTAAAGGACGGTTATGTTTGTTAAACAACCTGTGAAACCTCTCTCGGTTTGTTGTTGAGTCCACAAGACACTCTCCCCTGCACCAACCTTTTGGCCAATTAACCTCTGCAAATATGCAAGCAATGGATCAAATAAAGTCCCCATTACATTTGATTTTCTTCTATTTGAGTCATTGAGTGTGCTCTTTCCCCTATTTTACTCATCAGCGATTGAGCTGAAACTTTTGTAAAAAATGGCTGTGTGCAGCTGCAGAGGCCGGAATTGTcctttttttctttaaaaaagtaGCTTTTATTCTTTAAACAAGCTGTACAGTATATTTTACAAACAAGTTGTCTCAACACGGAATCAATCTGCAGCAAAGAAATTGTATAATTGCACAATGCAGGCGGGGAACTGGGAATCCTATTTCACTATAAAACTCGACTAAGGTGCGCAGATCAATCTATTTCTACACGAATAATCACATATGGCAAGAAATAAGGTACAGTATACTTACCAACACACTGCGGTTATGGAAAGGTTGAATACCAGAAGCTACAATGCCTGCAATCTGCCATAGAAAGATAGAAAAGTTCATGTTAAGCATGATGAATTGGTGGTCAAGAAAAAAAAAAATACACCACTTTGCTATTCCAGACTCTGGTTAGACCTTCGCACCTTGCTAAACTATATGGGTTTGTGCTGCACGCTAGTCATGCAATGGATGGTACTTTGCAATCCATTCTAATGGTAATGGACAATCTTAACCAAAAGGAAATGAGTGGTATATGAAAATGTCTGTTTGAATGTGGCATGACTGTTGATGCTGAGCTGTGGGAATAAAGAACAGAAACACAATTAGTTTTGAATGCATATAATATCATGTACTCCCTCagtcccaaaaagaatgcaattctagcttCGAatcagaattgcattctttttggaacggagggagtacttgaaTTTCATTGTGTCCTGTGCTGTAGGAGCCTGTGTGCTGCCTGACAACAGCCTTGCCATGTGGAAAACCTGAAGGAGTTGCACAAGCATGCATGGACTCCAATAACTCCAGCTGTAATTGTTTTACCTGTGCTTTATCTCTATCATTTATACTCTTTATCCCTTAGCTGCTTGCATTGTCTGTTGAGTCCGTATCTATTCCGTACATGTGCAGGCAGCACAGGCCATAATGAAAATTCATGATATTATATGCATTCGGAACTAAAAATGTCATGTTTTCTATTTCCGCACACTCAGCACCAACAGTCATATcacttggccctgttcgcttcgctgaaaagccaggctgaaaagcactgttcgttgatttgttgtgagagaaaaacactataccatGGCTCCATTGCATTACTAGCATGTGGACTAACCCCACATGTAGGCTCAATATGAACCATATTTACTGATTTATCCATACCTGCAATTGAATTAAGCAACTGAATTACTCCCCTTTTGCCCCCTTTGTTGTGCTACTTATTTAGTGGCTTCACCTCCTAAGATTAGTCTGCCTATGGAAGGGTGCAGTATTTCCATAAGTCTGGATTGGAGTATAAAAGAAGCCAAGTCTTTCGGAAAGGCATGAAACACCCCAAAAAAGCAACTCGTAAACAAATTGCATAATTACTATATAACATGCCGgaagggtgggcctggtgcaagcggtagagtcttaccgcctgtaacCGGAAGGTCCcgagttcgagtcgcggtctcctcgcattgcacaggcgagggtaaggcttgccactaacacccttccccagacccagcacagagcgggagctctctgcactgggtacgcccactATATAACATGCCACTTCATTATGTTCGTCTGCATGCCAAATTATTATTTTATCCTCACATTAACAATGTTCTGTCCTGAATTTCCACCAGCTAGTTTGAGCAGTCATGTCACCTTCAACAATATGTGGTCGCAATCATGAAAAAAAAGGGGTTGCAGAACCTATCATTACCTGGTGATTCAAAGCCTTCTTTTGAAGGTCGTGAGGTATAAGAGGAGGCTCTGGGTACTTGTCCTCCAAATACTGCATAGCCACAAAGGAACAGGTGAATCAAGTGATAGCCAATAGTGAGACAATAAACGCAAAATCTCGATACTTGCCAATGCTATCGCGTAAGAGTCACCGATCACAGAATCACCATCAACCAACGCAGGGACGAACTTCATAGGATTAAGCTTGACGAATTCTGCTTCTCATAAAGATCAACCCATTAGCGAC is from Miscanthus floridulus cultivar M001 chromosome 7, ASM1932011v1, whole genome shotgun sequence and encodes:
- the LOC136467182 gene encoding glutathione S-transferase Z1-like; this translates as MAEAETEAEATAGRLRLYSYWRSSCSHRARIALNLKGVDYEYKAVNLVKGEQSDPEFVKLNPMKFVPALVDGDSVIGDSYAIALYLEDKYPEPPLIPHDLQKKALNHQIAGIVASGIQPFHNRSVLRLIGQKVGAGESVLWTQQQTERGFTAIENLIQLKGCAGKYATGDEVQLADVFLAPQICGAIEVNQIDMSNYPTLARLHSEYMAHPAFVAALPGRQPDAPSSS